In the genome of Pongo pygmaeus isolate AG05252 chromosome 9, NHGRI_mPonPyg2-v2.0_pri, whole genome shotgun sequence, one region contains:
- the ART1 gene encoding GPI-linked NAD(P)(+)--arginine ADP-ribosyltransferase 1, which produces MQMPAMMSLLLVSVGLMEALQAQSHPITRRDLFSQEMPLDMALASFDDQYAGCAAAMTAALPDLNHTEFQANKVYADGWTLASSRWQERQARGPEWSFSPTRPSPPPLGFRDEHGVALLAYTANSPLHKEFNAAVREAGRSRAHYLHHFSFKTLHFLLTEALQLLGRGQRPPRCHQVFRGVHGLRFRPAGPRATVRLGGFASASLKNVAAQQFGEDTFFGIWTCLGAPIKGYSFFPGEEEVLIPPFETFQVINASRPAQGPARIYLRALGKRSTYNCEYIKDKKCKSGPCHLDNSAMGQSPLSAVWSLLLLLWFLAVRAFPDSPGLL; this is translated from the exons ATGCAGATGCCTGCTATGATGTCTCTGCTTCTTGTGTCTGTGGGCCTCATGGAAGCACTTCAG GCCCAGAGCCACCCCATCACACGACGAGACCTCTTCTCTCAAGAGATGCCGCTGGACATGGCCCTGGCCTCCTTTGATGACCAGTACGCTGGCTGTGCTGCTGCTATGACAGCTGCTCTCCCAGATCTCAACCACACGGAGTTCCAGGCCAACAAGGTGTATGCAGACGGCTGGACACTGGCAAGCAGCCGATGGCAGGAGCGCCAGGCCAGGGGGCCGGAGTGGAGTTTCAGCCCCACCCGTCCATCCCCGCCACCCCTGGGCTTCCGCGATGAGCATGGGGTGGCCCTCCTGGCTTACACAGCCAACAGCCCCCTGCACAAGGAGTTCAACGCAGCCGTGCGTGAGGCAGGCCGCTCCCGGGCCCACTACCTCCACCACTTCTCCTTCAAGACACTCCATTTCCTGCTGACTGAGGCCCTGCAGCTCCTGGGCAGGGGCCAGCGTCCACCCCGGTGCCACCAGGTGTTCCGAGGTGTGCACGGCCTGCGCTTCCGGCCAGCAGGGCCCAGGGCCACCGTGAGGCTGGGGGGCTTTGCTTCTGCCTCCCTGAAGAATGTTGCAGCCCAGCAGTTTGGTGAGGACACCTTCTTTGGCATCTGGACCTGCCTTGGGGCCCCTATCAAGGGCTACTCCTTCTTCCCTGGAGAGGAAGAGGTGCTGATCCCCCCCTTTGAGACCTTCCAAGTGATCAATGCCAGCAGACCGGCCCAGGGCCCCGCCCGCATCTACCTCCGGGCCCTGGGCAAGCGCAGCACCTACAACTGCGAGTACATCAAAG ACAAGAAGTGCAAGTCTGGGCCTTGCCATCTGGATAATTCAG CCATGGGTCAGAGCCCCCTCTCCGCAGTCTGgtctttgctgctgctgctctggtTCCTTGCGGTGAGGGCCTTTCCAGACAGTCCAGGCCTCCTTTGA
- the ART5 gene encoding ecto-ADP-ribosyltransferase 5 isoform X3: MPGDRVQICLGPLETRTPAPLVPPSPGPLALMSPPGMALAALMIALGSLGLHTWQAQAVPILPLGLAPATFDDAYVGCAEEMEEKAAPLLKEEMAHHALLRESWEAAQEAWEDKRRGLTLPPGFKAQNGIAIMVYTNSSNTLYWELNQAVRMGGGSRELYMRHFPYKALHFYLIRALQLLRGSGGCSRGPGEVVFRGVGSLHFEPKRLGDSVRLGQFASSSLDKAVAHRFGNATLFSLMTCFGAPIQAFSVFPKEREVLIPPHEVFLVTRFSQDGAQSLVTLWSYNQTCSHFNCAYLGGEKRRGCVSAPGVQPESQSEGASSLPPWETLLLDPGEFQLSGVRP, translated from the exons ATGCCTGGAGACAGGGTCCAGATCTGCCTCGGGCCCCTCGAAACCAGGACTCCAGCACCTCTGGTCCCGCCCTCACCCGGACCCCTGGCCCTCATGTCTCCTCCAGGGATGGCGCTGGCGGCTTTGATGATCGCCCTCGGCAGCCTTGGCCTCCACACCTGGCAG GCCCAGGCTGTTCCCATCCTGCCCCTGGGCCTGGCTCCAGCCACCTTTGACGATGCCTATGTGGGTTGTgcagaggagatggaggagaaggCAGCTCCCCTGCTAAAGGAGGAAATggcccaccatgccctgctgcGGGAATCCTGGGAGGCAGCCCAGGAGGCCTGGGAGGACAAGCGTCGAGGGCTCACCTTGCCCCCTGGCTTCAAAGCCCAGAATGGAATAGCCATTATGGTCTACACCAACTCATCGAACACCTTGTACTGGGAGTTGAATCAGGCCGTGCGGATGGGTGGAGGCTCCCGGGAGCTCTACATGAGGCACTTTCCCTACAAGGCCCTGCATTTCTACCTGATCCGGGCCCTGCAGCTGCTGCGAGGCAGTGGGGGCTGCAGCAGGGGACCTGGGGAGGTGGTGTTCCGAGGTGTGGGCAGCCTTCACTTTGAACCCAAGAGGCTAGGGGACTCTGTCCGCTTAGGCCAGTTTGCCTCCAGCTCCCTGGATAAGGCAGTGGCCCACAGATTTGGTAATGCCACCCTCTTCTCTCTAATGACTTGCTTTGGGGCCCCTATACAGGCCTTCTCTGTCTTTCCCAAGGAGCGCGAGGTGCTGATTCCCCCCCATGAAGTCTTTTTGGTTACCAGATTCTCTCAGGATGGAGCCCAGAGCCTGGTGACTCTCTGGAGCTATAATCAGACCTGTAGCCACTTTAACTGCGCCTATCTGGGTG GGGAGAAGAGGCGGGGCTGTGTGTCTGCGCCAG GGGTGCAGCCAGAGTCACAATCTGAGGGGGCCTCCTCTCTGCCCCCCTGGGAGACCCTGCTCTTGGACCCTGGAGAGTTCCAGCTCTCAGGGGTTAGGCCCTGA
- the ART5 gene encoding ecto-ADP-ribosyltransferase 5 isoform X1, with the protein MPGDRVQICLGPLETRTPAPLVPPSPGPLALMSPPGMALAALMIALGSLGLHTWQAQAVPILPLGLAPATFDDAYVGCAEEMEEKAAPLLKEEMAHHALLRESWEAAQEAWEDKRRGLTLPPGFKAQNGIAIMVYTNSSNTLYWELNQAVRMGGGSRELYMRHFPYKALHFYLIRALQLLRGSGGCSRGPGEVVFRGVGSLHFEPKRLGDSVRLGQFASSSLDKAVAHRFGNATLFSLMTCFGAPIQAFSVFPKEREVLIPPHEVFLVTRFSQDGAQSLVTLWSYNQTCSHFNCAYLGGEKRRGCVSAPGALGTGDLHMKKRCLQQP; encoded by the exons ATGCCTGGAGACAGGGTCCAGATCTGCCTCGGGCCCCTCGAAACCAGGACTCCAGCACCTCTGGTCCCGCCCTCACCCGGACCCCTGGCCCTCATGTCTCCTCCAGGGATGGCGCTGGCGGCTTTGATGATCGCCCTCGGCAGCCTTGGCCTCCACACCTGGCAG GCCCAGGCTGTTCCCATCCTGCCCCTGGGCCTGGCTCCAGCCACCTTTGACGATGCCTATGTGGGTTGTgcagaggagatggaggagaaggCAGCTCCCCTGCTAAAGGAGGAAATggcccaccatgccctgctgcGGGAATCCTGGGAGGCAGCCCAGGAGGCCTGGGAGGACAAGCGTCGAGGGCTCACCTTGCCCCCTGGCTTCAAAGCCCAGAATGGAATAGCCATTATGGTCTACACCAACTCATCGAACACCTTGTACTGGGAGTTGAATCAGGCCGTGCGGATGGGTGGAGGCTCCCGGGAGCTCTACATGAGGCACTTTCCCTACAAGGCCCTGCATTTCTACCTGATCCGGGCCCTGCAGCTGCTGCGAGGCAGTGGGGGCTGCAGCAGGGGACCTGGGGAGGTGGTGTTCCGAGGTGTGGGCAGCCTTCACTTTGAACCCAAGAGGCTAGGGGACTCTGTCCGCTTAGGCCAGTTTGCCTCCAGCTCCCTGGATAAGGCAGTGGCCCACAGATTTGGTAATGCCACCCTCTTCTCTCTAATGACTTGCTTTGGGGCCCCTATACAGGCCTTCTCTGTCTTTCCCAAGGAGCGCGAGGTGCTGATTCCCCCCCATGAAGTCTTTTTGGTTACCAGATTCTCTCAGGATGGAGCCCAGAGCCTGGTGACTCTCTGGAGCTATAATCAGACCTGTAGCCACTTTAACTGCGCCTATCTGGGTG GGGAGAAGAGGCGGGGCTGTGTGTCTGCGCCAG GAGCCCTGGGAACGGGTGACCTTCATATGAAGAAGAGGTGCCTCCAGCAGCCTTGA
- the ART5 gene encoding ecto-ADP-ribosyltransferase 5 isoform X4, translated as MALAALMIALGSLGLHTWQAQAVPILPLGLAPATFDDAYVGCAEEMEEKAAPLLKEEMAHHALLRESWEAAQEAWEDKRRGLTLPPGFKAQNGIAIMVYTNSSNTLYWELNQAVRMGGGSRELYMRHFPYKALHFYLIRALQLLRGSGGCSRGPGEVVFRGVGSLHFEPKRLGDSVRLGQFASSSLDKAVAHRFGNATLFSLMTCFGAPIQAFSVFPKEREVLIPPHEVFLVTRFSQDGAQSLVTLWSYNQTCSHFNCAYLGGEKRRGCVSAPGVQPESQSEGASSLPPWETLLLDPGEFQLSGVRP; from the exons ATGGCGCTGGCGGCTTTGATGATCGCCCTCGGCAGCCTTGGCCTCCACACCTGGCAG GCCCAGGCTGTTCCCATCCTGCCCCTGGGCCTGGCTCCAGCCACCTTTGACGATGCCTATGTGGGTTGTgcagaggagatggaggagaaggCAGCTCCCCTGCTAAAGGAGGAAATggcccaccatgccctgctgcGGGAATCCTGGGAGGCAGCCCAGGAGGCCTGGGAGGACAAGCGTCGAGGGCTCACCTTGCCCCCTGGCTTCAAAGCCCAGAATGGAATAGCCATTATGGTCTACACCAACTCATCGAACACCTTGTACTGGGAGTTGAATCAGGCCGTGCGGATGGGTGGAGGCTCCCGGGAGCTCTACATGAGGCACTTTCCCTACAAGGCCCTGCATTTCTACCTGATCCGGGCCCTGCAGCTGCTGCGAGGCAGTGGGGGCTGCAGCAGGGGACCTGGGGAGGTGGTGTTCCGAGGTGTGGGCAGCCTTCACTTTGAACCCAAGAGGCTAGGGGACTCTGTCCGCTTAGGCCAGTTTGCCTCCAGCTCCCTGGATAAGGCAGTGGCCCACAGATTTGGTAATGCCACCCTCTTCTCTCTAATGACTTGCTTTGGGGCCCCTATACAGGCCTTCTCTGTCTTTCCCAAGGAGCGCGAGGTGCTGATTCCCCCCCATGAAGTCTTTTTGGTTACCAGATTCTCTCAGGATGGAGCCCAGAGCCTGGTGACTCTCTGGAGCTATAATCAGACCTGTAGCCACTTTAACTGCGCCTATCTGGGTG GGGAGAAGAGGCGGGGCTGTGTGTCTGCGCCAG GGGTGCAGCCAGAGTCACAATCTGAGGGGGCCTCCTCTCTGCCCCCCTGGGAGACCCTGCTCTTGGACCCTGGAGAGTTCCAGCTCTCAGGGGTTAGGCCCTGA
- the ART5 gene encoding ecto-ADP-ribosyltransferase 5 isoform X2, protein MALAALMIALGSLGLHTWQAQAVPILPLGLAPATFDDAYVGCAEEMEEKAAPLLKEEMAHHALLRESWEAAQEAWEDKRRGLTLPPGFKAQNGIAIMVYTNSSNTLYWELNQAVRMGGGSRELYMRHFPYKALHFYLIRALQLLRGSGGCSRGPGEVVFRGVGSLHFEPKRLGDSVRLGQFASSSLDKAVAHRFGNATLFSLMTCFGAPIQAFSVFPKEREVLIPPHEVFLVTRFSQDGAQSLVTLWSYNQTCSHFNCAYLGGEKRRGCVSAPAGVQPESQSEGASSLPPWETLLLDPGEFQLSGVRP, encoded by the exons ATGGCGCTGGCGGCTTTGATGATCGCCCTCGGCAGCCTTGGCCTCCACACCTGGCAG GCCCAGGCTGTTCCCATCCTGCCCCTGGGCCTGGCTCCAGCCACCTTTGACGATGCCTATGTGGGTTGTgcagaggagatggaggagaaggCAGCTCCCCTGCTAAAGGAGGAAATggcccaccatgccctgctgcGGGAATCCTGGGAGGCAGCCCAGGAGGCCTGGGAGGACAAGCGTCGAGGGCTCACCTTGCCCCCTGGCTTCAAAGCCCAGAATGGAATAGCCATTATGGTCTACACCAACTCATCGAACACCTTGTACTGGGAGTTGAATCAGGCCGTGCGGATGGGTGGAGGCTCCCGGGAGCTCTACATGAGGCACTTTCCCTACAAGGCCCTGCATTTCTACCTGATCCGGGCCCTGCAGCTGCTGCGAGGCAGTGGGGGCTGCAGCAGGGGACCTGGGGAGGTGGTGTTCCGAGGTGTGGGCAGCCTTCACTTTGAACCCAAGAGGCTAGGGGACTCTGTCCGCTTAGGCCAGTTTGCCTCCAGCTCCCTGGATAAGGCAGTGGCCCACAGATTTGGTAATGCCACCCTCTTCTCTCTAATGACTTGCTTTGGGGCCCCTATACAGGCCTTCTCTGTCTTTCCCAAGGAGCGCGAGGTGCTGATTCCCCCCCATGAAGTCTTTTTGGTTACCAGATTCTCTCAGGATGGAGCCCAGAGCCTGGTGACTCTCTGGAGCTATAATCAGACCTGTAGCCACTTTAACTGCGCCTATCTGGGTG GGGAGAAGAGGCGGGGCTGTGTGTCTGCGCCAG cAGGGGTGCAGCCAGAGTCACAATCTGAGGGGGCCTCCTCTCTGCCCCCCTGGGAGACCCTGCTCTTGGACCCTGGAGAGTTCCAGCTCTCAGGGGTTAGGCCCTGA
- the ART5 gene encoding ecto-ADP-ribosyltransferase 5 isoform X5: MALAALMIALGSLGLHTWQAQAVPILPLGLAPATFDDAYVGCAEEMEEKAAPLLKEEMAHHALLRESWEAAQEAWEDKRRGLTLPPGFKAQNGIAIMVYTNSSNTLYWELNQAVRMGGGSRELYMRHFPYKALHFYLIRALQLLRGSGGCSRGPGEVVFRGVGSLHFEPKRLGDSVRLGQFASSSLDKAVAHRFGNATLFSLMTCFGAPIQAFSVFPKEREVLIPPHEVFLVTRFSQDGAQSLVTLWSYNQTCSHFNCAYLGGEKRRGCVSAPGALGTGDLHMKKRCLQQP, encoded by the exons ATGGCGCTGGCGGCTTTGATGATCGCCCTCGGCAGCCTTGGCCTCCACACCTGGCAG GCCCAGGCTGTTCCCATCCTGCCCCTGGGCCTGGCTCCAGCCACCTTTGACGATGCCTATGTGGGTTGTgcagaggagatggaggagaaggCAGCTCCCCTGCTAAAGGAGGAAATggcccaccatgccctgctgcGGGAATCCTGGGAGGCAGCCCAGGAGGCCTGGGAGGACAAGCGTCGAGGGCTCACCTTGCCCCCTGGCTTCAAAGCCCAGAATGGAATAGCCATTATGGTCTACACCAACTCATCGAACACCTTGTACTGGGAGTTGAATCAGGCCGTGCGGATGGGTGGAGGCTCCCGGGAGCTCTACATGAGGCACTTTCCCTACAAGGCCCTGCATTTCTACCTGATCCGGGCCCTGCAGCTGCTGCGAGGCAGTGGGGGCTGCAGCAGGGGACCTGGGGAGGTGGTGTTCCGAGGTGTGGGCAGCCTTCACTTTGAACCCAAGAGGCTAGGGGACTCTGTCCGCTTAGGCCAGTTTGCCTCCAGCTCCCTGGATAAGGCAGTGGCCCACAGATTTGGTAATGCCACCCTCTTCTCTCTAATGACTTGCTTTGGGGCCCCTATACAGGCCTTCTCTGTCTTTCCCAAGGAGCGCGAGGTGCTGATTCCCCCCCATGAAGTCTTTTTGGTTACCAGATTCTCTCAGGATGGAGCCCAGAGCCTGGTGACTCTCTGGAGCTATAATCAGACCTGTAGCCACTTTAACTGCGCCTATCTGGGTG GGGAGAAGAGGCGGGGCTGTGTGTCTGCGCCAG GAGCCCTGGGAACGGGTGACCTTCATATGAAGAAGAGGTGCCTCCAGCAGCCTTGA